The following are from one region of the Macrobrachium nipponense isolate FS-2020 chromosome 21, ASM1510439v2, whole genome shotgun sequence genome:
- the LOC135198031 gene encoding uncharacterized protein K02A2.6-like isoform X2, with translation MVFQWTCLRDTGSSQTVVALPSQDFKLRHEYVTVSDLSTTKSMPLAEVNLQCPYYQGNVLIAVSRDPLPCSSIQLLIGNDLAGAIVNPVVSDPDIIIENESNKSDNAVIQMASIKPIVIDNGNRVEKTLDLINMTKSNFKDLQNKDPALKALWKKVADPDDNPKTPYFYLDKDLLFRHFRSSKAPATTTWFDCHQLVVPLSLVPALLELAHSHVNHFGVNKTYSTLADDFFWPGMKKDIQQFIKACHHCQTTGKPNERLPPAPLQPISVPKFPFERIIIDCVGPMPRTKQARR, from the exons ATGGTATTCCAGTGGACTTGCTTACGGGATACAGGATCCTCCCAAACTGTGGTAGCTCTGCCCTCACAGGACTTCAAACTGAGACATGAGTATGTTACCGTTTCTGACCTCAGTACCACCAAATCCATGCCTTTGGCAGAGGTGAATTTACAGTGTCCTTACTATCAAGGTAATGTTTTAATTGCAGTTTCACGAGATCCTTTGCCTTGTTCATCTATCCAGCTTTTAATTGGTAATGATCTTGCAGGGGCCATTGTTAATCCAGTAGTATCTGATCCTgatattattatagaaaatgaGTCCAATAAATCAGATAATGCTGTTATTCAAATGGCATCAATTAAACCAATTGTTATAGATAATGGCAATAGAGTAGAGAAGACATTAGACCTTATAAATATGACCAAATCAAACTTCAAGGACTTGCAGAATAAAGATCCTGCCCTTAAGGCTCTTTGGAAGAAAGTTGCAGACCCAGATGATAATCCCAAAACTCCTTACTTTTATCTTGATAAAGATTTGCTTTTTCGACATTTTAGGTCCTCCAAAGCACCAGCAACCACAACATGGTTTGACTGTCATCAACTTGTTGTGCCACTCTCTCTAGTTCCAGCTCTTCTTGAATTAGCCCACTCTCATGTGAACCACTTTGGAGTCAACAAGACTTACTCTACCTTGGCTGACGACTTCTTCTGGCCTGGGATGAAGAAGGacattcaacagtttattaaagcATGTCATCATTGCCAGACTACAGGCAAACCCAATGAGAGACTTCCACCAGCTCCTCTTCAGCCCATATCCGTACCAAAGTTTCCATTTGAGAGGATTATCATAGATTGTGTTGGCCCAATGCCTAGGACTAAGCAAG CCAGGAGATGA
- the LOC135198031 gene encoding uncharacterized protein K02A2.6-like isoform X1: MVFQWTCLRDTGSSQTVVALPSQDFKLRHEYVTVSDLSTTKSMPLAEVNLQCPYYQGNVLIAVSRDPLPCSSIQLLIGNDLAGAIVNPVVSDPDIIIENESNKSDNAVIQMASIKPIVIDNGNRVEKTLDLINMTKSNFKDLQNKDPALKALWKKVADPDDNPKTPYFYLDKDLLFRHFRSSKAPATTTWFDCHQLVVPLSLVPALLELAHSHVNHFGVNKTYSTLADDFFWPGMKKDIQQFIKACHHCQTTGKPNERLPPAPLQPISVPKFPFERIIIDCVGPMPRTKQGRCKQFGIRCSTTTDVISLQIWR, translated from the exons ATGGTATTCCAGTGGACTTGCTTACGGGATACAGGATCCTCCCAAACTGTGGTAGCTCTGCCCTCACAGGACTTCAAACTGAGACATGAGTATGTTACCGTTTCTGACCTCAGTACCACCAAATCCATGCCTTTGGCAGAGGTGAATTTACAGTGTCCTTACTATCAAGGTAATGTTTTAATTGCAGTTTCACGAGATCCTTTGCCTTGTTCATCTATCCAGCTTTTAATTGGTAATGATCTTGCAGGGGCCATTGTTAATCCAGTAGTATCTGATCCTgatattattatagaaaatgaGTCCAATAAATCAGATAATGCTGTTATTCAAATGGCATCAATTAAACCAATTGTTATAGATAATGGCAATAGAGTAGAGAAGACATTAGACCTTATAAATATGACCAAATCAAACTTCAAGGACTTGCAGAATAAAGATCCTGCCCTTAAGGCTCTTTGGAAGAAAGTTGCAGACCCAGATGATAATCCCAAAACTCCTTACTTTTATCTTGATAAAGATTTGCTTTTTCGACATTTTAGGTCCTCCAAAGCACCAGCAACCACAACATGGTTTGACTGTCATCAACTTGTTGTGCCACTCTCTCTAGTTCCAGCTCTTCTTGAATTAGCCCACTCTCATGTGAACCACTTTGGAGTCAACAAGACTTACTCTACCTTGGCTGACGACTTCTTCTGGCCTGGGATGAAGAAGGacattcaacagtttattaaagcATGTCATCATTGCCAGACTACAGGCAAACCCAATGAGAGACTTCCACCAGCTCCTCTTCAGCCCATATCCGTACCAAAGTTTCCATTTGAGAGGATTATCATAGATTGTGTTGGCCCAATGCCTAGGACTAAGCAAG GTAGATGCAAGCAATTCGGGATACGGTGCAGTACTACTACAGATGTCATCAGCTTGCAAATCTGGAGATGA